CGTAAACATGCTGCGGGGGCCTGACCTTCAGGCAGGCATCCAGCCTTTTTTCCGTCAGCAACACGTTGCTGATTAACCCCTGCGCCGCCTGCCGTTCCGTAATAGTTTTGCCCGGCACCACGCCGGACGTATTGCCGATCCCGTCAGTCCAGACACCCGCGCTGCACTGGTAAGGCTGCAGGCGGCACCCCTCGAAATCGGCTAACAGCTTCAGTCCCTCGACTGAGGTATTCAGCGACTGGAAACCGGGCAGCGTGGCGACGATAGCCAGCACCACCCCGACAAGGCAGCGTTTAACGGTTGAAGGATTCATATTCCCCCCCGCGTGATTTGCCCGTCGCGCAGCAGCTGGTAGGTTTTGTGCTTGTAATACCAGTTGATAGCCAGCATCAGCGCACCAATCAGCACGCCGCCAACCGTTGAAGCATCCTTAAGCGACAGATCGCCCAGCCATGCCAGCAAAACAGCGATGCAATACGTGATAAAGGCGCTGATTCGTTCAAGCGTCATAATTCAGTCCCATAGCTGGACGGTCTGCGCCGTGGTTGTCGCCGGAATGTCCGGCAGCTCCACCTGCAGCCCGTGCGGTAAAAAAGGGCCATACTCAGCCAGCCCCGGATTTGCCTGCAGAACCTGCTCGGTGACACCCTGCGTGCGCCCGTAATGACGCCAGCAAAGCGCGTCCACCGTGTCATACTGGTGCGCACGCACTTTCATCAGATAAGCTCCACCATGCAGTGCGGTGCATCCTGCACCCGGCTGATAGCCCAGCGGGCATCACGCCACAGATCGCCGCTGGCCTCCGCCAGTTCCTCCCCTCGCTTTACCCCGGACGCCGTGGCGTCATAATCCTGGTAACGCTCATTGAGCACGGCGCGCGCCCAGCAATACACGGCGTTAAGGTAGTGCTGAATGCGCTCGCTTTTGCCGTCCAGCATTTCCGCCGGTACGCCAGCCAGATCCCGGTAGCCCAGCATCTGCTGGCGGTTGCGGAAGTCGTACAGCTCAGCGTTAACTTCGGAAATGGCTGTCAGCGCAACCTGCCTCAGACGGGGCTGCGTCACCGTGCCGTCAGTGCGCATCACACTGCGAAATTCCGACAGGTCCACATCAGGCCAGAACGGCGTATTTTTAATAACGTCCGCCTGTTCCGGTGCCTGTTCTGGCGCAATAAACTGCATGCGGCTTTCTCCTGAAATAGTGGGCGGTGGACGGGGTTTTGATGTGGCAGTGCCTTTCGCCACCCCGTGCCGCCCGTGCGCGGGGCACGTTCGTTAGCGGCTGTCACTGCGCAATCTGCGCTCCAGCTGCTGCTTTTCTTTTTTCACGCCGCAGCGGGGATCGAGCTGCAGCGCATGGGTAAGGTGATTCAGCGCTGAAGCCGGGTTGCTTTCGGTGAGTACCGCGCCGATGGCTTTGTGCAGGCGCGCCCGGGACTGGTCCGGCATATCCTGATCGGTTGTCAGGTCCAGCGTCTGCAGGAGCAGATCGGCATCAAAACCGGTGGCGGCCAGCAGGGCGCTTTGTGCGGCGTCCGCCATTTCTTCCGCCAGAACGGTCTGCACGTTGCGGTTGCCCAGCGGCATCACCCAGCCATGGCGCAGTGCATGACGCCCGATTTCCAGCGCACCGGCATAATCACCGGCGTCGATACGCCACAGCATCACGTACATCAGCACGTCATCCTGCTGCGCACCTCCGGCAGCCAGCACGCCCTCCGCCCAGGCGGCATATTTCGGCAAAAGTTCGACCTTGATTGCCGCCTTTTTCACGGTGGACTGGATACCCTTGAGGCGGCGGCGGTCTTCTGCCAGCTGCAGCAGCATCAGGTCATAGCCGGACGCATGGCGAACACTGCCGCCCTCCCGGGCGGCCTGTTCGGCCTGAATGCGCAGGCGGTGCTGCCGTGCGGGACTCAGGCTCATGCGTTACTCCCCACCTTCCGGCGCAGCTGGCGCGGTGAAATCACCGATTTCGATGTTTTCGACCAGGGCCGCGCAGCGATAATCTTCAATCACATACGCTTCGTTGACGGATTCAAAGTTTTCAATTCGGTCACGTTTCGGGTTGTCGATAACAGAACGACGGCGGGTATCCTCCTGCCAGTAGATGGACAGGTTATCCAGACGGGTGATCAGGAGGGCATTCGCCGGGAAGAACGGCGCGCGCACCGCCTGCAGGCCCCCCATGCGTTTCTGGCTGATAATCAGATCGGCGGCGATTTTCTCGCTGTTTTCCTGCTCTTTGTTGACCAGCGGGAAATACTTGTCGGACAGCAGTTCGCGGCCGCAGATAACAACCAGCTCGTCATCGTCCTGATAAACCACGTCGATCAGCTCGCTAACCGCATCCATCACCACGGCGTCCAGGTTGGCATAGTCGCCGCCCTTGCCCACCTTCACCGCGCCTGCAGTGGTGGTGCCGTCCTGGGTGGTGCTGCCCATAACGTGGTCCGGCGCGTCTTCGCGGATTTTCTGCAGCCAGCCCTTATTCACGTCCTGCAGCAGCGGGTTTTCCGCGCGGTTGGAGGTTTTGGCGCGCTTCACGCCGTTGAAGCCGATCATGATGCGGTCCAGTGCCTGGCGCTTGATGATGGCGTTACGGATACGCACCTGGAAATCTTGGAATTTCGCCCACAGGTCCAGCTTTGCGTAGGTCAGCACCGTGTCAAAGTTGGTCTGCTCGCATTTGTATTCCACGTCCTCCATCAGCATCGGATCGGTAGGTTCGCGCTCTTTGGTGGTGGTATCGGTGGTTCCGGCAATGGTGGAGCCAACACCCAGGCCAAGCAGCTGGCCGGACTGCTCATCAACAGGCGAGACATTAATGAGTGTCAGGAAAGCGGCGGACTGCTGGATCTGGTCTTCCAGCGTCTGCTGCACGGACGGCTCAACGGTGAACTTGCTGGAAAGTTCTTCAACTTCCACCTGGTTCAGGCGCGCCAGCTGCTGCAGGTAGGCGTTAAAGGCAAAGCGGGTTTTCTTTTTCATCGGGTTTTATGCTCCATCAGCAATTGGTCAGGGTGCCTGCCGGTGCGTCACCGCCCGGCGCGCGCTGGCGGTAATCTTTACGGCTGTCTTCACGGCTCAGCTGCTGCTGAAGCCCGGCAAAGGCGGACTGCTGCTCCTGCAGCGAAGTTTCAAGTTCAGAAATGCGCGTGTCCTGATCGGACAGGGATTTATCGGTGCGCTCGCTCAGGTTCTGCTGCTCGGTGGCGACCAGCTCAACGGCTTTATGCACGTCAGAGAAACGCGCATCATCGGTCTGCTCTTTTTTAGTGAACAGGGCGGTGACGCGTGCAAAGAGGGACGGCTTTTCGTCCTGGGTTTCTTCCAGTTCGATCAGCGTTTCCTCAGCGGCGGTAAACAGGTTTTCCGGATTCTGTTTGCGGTTAGCCAGCGGGTTTTGCGCGGCGCTTGCGCTGAAGGTCAGCATTTCGGTGCCCAGGCTCGCCGGATCGTCAGTGGCGGCCAGGCCTACAAGATAGGCTTTGCCGGTGTCGGCAAACTTCGGGTTTACTTCCATAGAAGTGAAAAGCTTCTGGCCTTTCTTGACCAGTTCAACCAGTGAACTGGTCGGCTCCACGTCGGCATACAGCGCCATTTTCCCCTTCAGCGGGCCGTCCTGAATTTCTTCAGCAACCAGCCCGGTAACTCTGCCGTAGCGGTTAAAGGCGCTGTCCGGTGAATAGGACTTGATGTGCTCTAGGTTAATCAGCGCGGTGTAGACCGCCGGGTTGTAGCTGGCTGCCATTTGCTCCAGCCATTCACGCTGGATTTCGCGTCCGTCGGTGGTGGCACCTTCCACCCCGATGCGGAAACGCTTTGTCTTCACTGTCATGAGCCGTGCTCCGTTAGAAAAAACTTACTGGAGCCTTATGGTTGCGGTGATAAGGGGAGTGAAACAACGCGCGGCGCTTGTACCGCCCGCCACACAAACCGCAGCCGGGGAAAGCTGCCGGGCAAGGCCGTATGTTTGGGCCATGAACACGACACTGACCCCCGCAGACCTCGATCCCCGTCGGCAAGCCATGCTGCTGTACTTTCAGGGATACCGCGTAGCCCGCATTGCTGAGATGCTGGGCGAGAAAGTTACAACCGTTCACAGCTGGAAGAAGCGCGACAAGTGGGGCGACTATGGGCCGCTGGATCAGATGCAGCTCACTACCGCCGCGCGTTACTGCCAGCTCATCATGAAGGAGCAGAAAGAAGGGAAGGACTTCAAGGAAATTGACCTGCTGGCGCGCCAGTCAGAGCGCCACGCACGGATCGGTAAATTCAACGATGGCGGGAACGAAGCTGACTTAAACCCGAACGTAGCCAACCGCAACAAAGGTCCGCGCCGTCAGCCTGAAAAGAACGTTTTCTCCGACGAACAGATCGAAAAGCTGCAGGAGGTTTTCCACGGCTCGATGTTCGCCTACCAACGCCACTGGTACGAGGCAGGCAACCGCCATCGTATCCGCAACCTACTTAAATCGCGCCAGATTGGGGCAACCTTCTTTTTTGCCCGGGAAGCGCTGATTGACGCCATCACCACCGGCCGCAACCAGATTTTTCTCTCAGCCAGCAAGGCGCAGGCGCACGTCTTCAAGCAGTACATCATCGACTTTGCAAAAGAGGTGGATGTGGAGCTGAAAGGCGACCCGATGACGCTCAGCAACGGCGCGTGCCTGTACTTCCTCGGCACCAACGCCCGCACGGCGCAGAGCTACCACGGCAACCTGTACCTGGATGAATATTTCTGGATACCGAAATTCCAGGAGCTGCGCAAAGTGGCGTCCGGTATGGCCATCCATAAAAAATGGCGGCAGACCTACTTTTCCACACCGTCCAGCCTGACCCACAGCGCCTATCCGTTCTGGTCCGGCGCGCTGTTCAACCGGGGCCGCAACAAGGCAGACAAGGTGGATATTGACCTGACCCACGGCAGCCTGGCCCCCGGCCTGCTTTGCCCGGACGGTCAGTACCGCCAGATCGTCACCGTGGAAGATGCGGTGCGCGGCGGGTGTAACCTTTTTGATATCGACCAGCTGCGCATGGAGTACAGCCCTGACGAATACCAGAACCTGCTGATGTGCGAGTTTATTGACGATCTGGCGTCAGTGTTCCCGCTGAGCGAGCTGCAGGCCTGCATGGTGGACAGCTGGGAAGTCTGGTCCGATTTTCAGGCGCTGGCTCTGCGCCCGTTTGGCTGGCGCGAAGTCTGGATCGGCTATGACCCGGCGAAAGGTACGCAGAACGGCGACAGCGCCGGGTGCGTGGTGATGGCTCCGCCAGCCGTGCCGGGCGGCAAGTTCCGCATTCTTGAGCGTCACCAGTGGCGCGGGATGGACTTCCGCGCCCAGGCTGACGCGATTAAAAAGCTGACGCAGCAGTACAACGTGACCTATATCGGCATTGACTCGACCGGCGTCGGCCACGGCGTCTATGAGAACGTGAAGGCGTTCTTCCCGGCGGTCCGGGAGTTTGTCTACAACCCCAACGTCAAAAACGCCCTGGTGCTCAAGGCATACGACATTATCAGCCACCGACGCCTGGAGTTTGACGCCGGGCATACCGATATCGCGCAGTCCTTTATGGCAATCCGCCGCGCCACCACCGCCAGCGGCAACCGCCCCACTTACGAAGCCAGCCGCAGCGAAGAAGCCAGCCATGCAGACCTGGCATGGGCAACGATGCACGCACTGTTTAACGAACCGCTGCAGGGCGAAGCCGCCAATACCAGCAATATTGTGGAGATTTTTTGATGAGTGAACACGACGCCCTGACCAGCACCGCGCCAGTGCAGGAAGCCGCACAGCAGAAGAACACAACTCACGCCGAAGCGTTCAGCTTTGGCGACCCCATCCCGGTACTGGACCGCCGCGAATTGCTGGACTACGTGGAATGCGTACAGATGGACAAATGGTACGAGCCGCCCGTGAGCTTTGACGGCCTGGCCCGCACCTATCGTGCAGCAGTGCATCACAGCTCACCTATTGCCGTTAAGCGCAACATCCTGACCAGCACGTTTATCCCGCATCCGCTGCTCAGCCAGCAGGCATTCAGCCGCTTCGTGCAGGACTATCTGGTGTTTGGTAACGCCTACCTTGAGAAACGCACCAACCGGCTCGGCGGCGTTCTCTCGCTGGAGCCAGCCCTGGCGAAATATACCCGCCGCGGCGTTGACCTGGACACTTACTGGTTTGTGCAATACGGCCTGACCACGCAGCCCTATGAGTTCACCAAAGGCAGCATCTTTCACCTGATGGAGCCGGACCTGAACCAAGAAATTTACGGCCTGCCAGAATACTTGTCCGCCATCCCTTCAGCACTGCTGAACGAGTCCGCCACCCTGTTCCGCCGTAAGTATTACATCAATGGCAGCCATGCGGGGTTCATCATGTACATGACCGACGCAGCGCAGAATCAGGAGGATGTGAACAATATCCGCCAAGCGATGAAAAGCGCCAAAGGGCCGGGCAACTTCCGCAATTTGTTTATGTACTCGCCGAACGGCAAAAAGGACGGGATTCAGATCATCCCGCTGTCAGAGGTCGCGGCAAAGGATGAGTTTCTGAACATCAAGAACGTGAGCCGGGACGACATGATGGCCGCGCACCGTGTTCCACCGCAGATGATGGGGATTATGCCGACTAATGTGGGGGGGGTTTGGGGATGTTGAGAAGGCCAGCCTAGTTTTTGTACGTAACGAACTAATTCCTTTACAAAAACGTATATGCGAATTGAACGAATGGCTTGGTACGTCAATTATATCTTTCACTGAGTATTCTTTAAACATTTGATTAATCATCCCGGCACAGACATCCGTTGCCGGGATGAGTAACACTTAATAATCGAAGTTATTTTCCTCAACAGAAAATTCTATACCACGGCTTAGATCTTTAATATTAATATCTTCTTCAACATTAGTAATGTCATCCCCTTCTATTTCGAATTCCATTGACATCTCAACTGAAAAATCCAATGTTTCAATCACAACATTTGTAGAAGTTTCCATTGGAATGACCACTTTATCTTCGCTGTCCCAATAACCATTGGTAAAGTCTGGCCCGGTGACCGTTACCTCAAATTCGACGGAAACATCAAAGGTAACAATACAACTTTCACCATCAATAGAAATAATAGATGGCTCAAACTCACTAATTTCTAAAACTTTGAATTCGTCTAACTCAGAATCCTCCCATGTAGAAGAGTTGTAAGCATCCGCTTCATGTATTTTCTCTTCCAGCAATTGCCTAATTTCTTGTGAATTTGTAGAAAGATAGCGATTTATAGCCGAAGCAAGAGAATTTTCATGCG
This Leclercia sp. S52 DNA region includes the following protein-coding sequences:
- a CDS encoding lysozyme → MNPSTVKRCLVGVVLAIVATLPGFQSLNTSVEGLKLLADFEGCRLQPYQCSAGVWTDGIGNTSGVVPGKTITERQAAQGLISNVLLTEKRLDACLKVRPPQHVYDALVSIGFNVGTGAICRSTMVSYINRQQWWQACNQLPRWIYVNGQKNKGLENRRARELAWCLKGAGV
- a CDS encoding tail protein X, with protein sequence MKVRAHQYDTVDALCWRHYGRTQGVTEQVLQANPGLAEYGPFLPHGLQVELPDIPATTTAQTVQLWD
- a CDS encoding head completion/stabilization protein, which encodes MQFIAPEQAPEQADVIKNTPFWPDVDLSEFRSVMRTDGTVTQPRLRQVALTAISEVNAELYDFRNRQQMLGYRDLAGVPAEMLDGKSERIQHYLNAVYCWARAVLNERYQDYDATASGVKRGEELAEASGDLWRDARWAISRVQDAPHCMVELI
- a CDS encoding terminase endonuclease subunit, which translates into the protein MSLSPARQHRLRIQAEQAAREGGSVRHASGYDLMLLQLAEDRRRLKGIQSTVKKAAIKVELLPKYAAWAEGVLAAGGAQQDDVLMYVMLWRIDAGDYAGALEIGRHALRHGWVMPLGNRNVQTVLAEEMADAAQSALLAATGFDADLLLQTLDLTTDQDMPDQSRARLHKAIGAVLTESNPASALNHLTHALQLDPRCGVKKEKQQLERRLRSDSR
- a CDS encoding phage major capsid protein, P2 family, with the protein product MKKKTRFAFNAYLQQLARLNQVEVEELSSKFTVEPSVQQTLEDQIQQSAAFLTLINVSPVDEQSGQLLGLGVGSTIAGTTDTTTKEREPTDPMLMEDVEYKCEQTNFDTVLTYAKLDLWAKFQDFQVRIRNAIIKRQALDRIMIGFNGVKRAKTSNRAENPLLQDVNKGWLQKIREDAPDHVMGSTTQDGTTTAGAVKVGKGGDYANLDAVVMDAVSELIDVVYQDDDELVVICGRELLSDKYFPLVNKEQENSEKIAADLIISQKRMGGLQAVRAPFFPANALLITRLDNLSIYWQEDTRRRSVIDNPKRDRIENFESVNEAYVIEDYRCAALVENIEIGDFTAPAAPEGGE
- a CDS encoding GPO family capsid scaffolding protein; its protein translation is MTVKTKRFRIGVEGATTDGREIQREWLEQMAASYNPAVYTALINLEHIKSYSPDSAFNRYGRVTGLVAEEIQDGPLKGKMALYADVEPTSSLVELVKKGQKLFTSMEVNPKFADTGKAYLVGLAATDDPASLGTEMLTFSASAAQNPLANRKQNPENLFTAAEETLIELEETQDEKPSLFARVTALFTKKEQTDDARFSDVHKAVELVATEQQNLSERTDKSLSDQDTRISELETSLQEQQSAFAGLQQQLSREDSRKDYRQRAPGGDAPAGTLTNC
- a CDS encoding terminase ATPase subunit family protein, with product MNTTLTPADLDPRRQAMLLYFQGYRVARIAEMLGEKVTTVHSWKKRDKWGDYGPLDQMQLTTAARYCQLIMKEQKEGKDFKEIDLLARQSERHARIGKFNDGGNEADLNPNVANRNKGPRRQPEKNVFSDEQIEKLQEVFHGSMFAYQRHWYEAGNRHRIRNLLKSRQIGATFFFAREALIDAITTGRNQIFLSASKAQAHVFKQYIIDFAKEVDVELKGDPMTLSNGACLYFLGTNARTAQSYHGNLYLDEYFWIPKFQELRKVASGMAIHKKWRQTYFSTPSSLTHSAYPFWSGALFNRGRNKADKVDIDLTHGSLAPGLLCPDGQYRQIVTVEDAVRGGCNLFDIDQLRMEYSPDEYQNLLMCEFIDDLASVFPLSELQACMVDSWEVWSDFQALALRPFGWREVWIGYDPAKGTQNGDSAGCVVMAPPAVPGGKFRILERHQWRGMDFRAQADAIKKLTQQYNVTYIGIDSTGVGHGVYENVKAFFPAVREFVYNPNVKNALVLKAYDIISHRRLEFDAGHTDIAQSFMAIRRATTASGNRPTYEASRSEEASHADLAWATMHALFNEPLQGEAANTSNIVEIF